The genomic stretch GTACTATAATAAAGCTCCAGTCGATAATTTGCTGGATTGAATGGCTGAGTTTTTTCATCTACACTTTCAAATGGTTTGTAGGAAAAGGCATTGGCTCCGATTTCTTTTGCTTTTTTATAGATCGCTGCAAATACAGAAGCATCGTCATTTGAAAAGCCTTGCACATCAATTTCACCCAAATATTCTGCAGCAGAGTTTTTAGGATCTATCTGATAAAAATATTTGTCGTTATTATCTTTCGTTTTTTCAACTTTAGATAGATAAACATTTTGTGCATTCACAAATGTTACTGCCATCAAGAGAATGAATATGGCGATATTTTTAATCTTCATTTTAATTGGAAAGTATATTAACACAATCTTCTAAACTGTTTTCCCAATGTTTTGACTCAATTTTGTAGATGTTTTCAATCTTGTCGAGACACATTGTGCTTCTTTTTGGTCTTTTTGCCGGAGTTGGATATTCCTCTGTAGTCAATGCATTCAGTTTTACTGATGACTTGGAGAACTCGGCAATTTTTTTTGCAAATTCAAACCATGTTGTTTCCGGATAGTTGGAAAAATGGAAAACACCAAAAGTTTTGTTTGGATTTTCGATAATGCTCATAATAGCTTCTGCCAAATCGTTCGCATTAGTAGGCTGGCCAAACTGATCGCCAACAATTCCTAATTCCTGTTTTTGCGAAAATAAATTAAGCATTGTTTTGACAAAATTCTTGTTGAATTCTGAATACAACCAAGACGTTCTTAAAATAATTGTCTTTGGATTATTTTCTAAAGCTAACTCCTCACCTTTTAACTTGGATGCTCCGTAAATTCCTATAGGATTTGTGAAGTCATCTTCAGAGTAATCTAAGTTGGTTTCACCATCAAATACATAATCGGTAGAAACGTGAATGAATACTGTCTTGTAATCAGCACATGCTTTTGCAAGGTTTCTGACACCTTCTGCGTTTACGGCAAAGGCTTTTTCTTCTTCTTTCTCAGCTAAATCTACCGCGGTATATGCCGAAGCATTGATACAGAAATCGGGTTTCTGATCATAAAAGAAATCATTAATCTGATCTTCGTCAGTAATATCTAAAGATTGGGAATCTGTAAAAATAAATTCATAATGAGTTTCAAAATCGGGAGCAATTTTTCTAATGCAGTTTCCCAGCTGACCATTACTTCCTATTACAAGTATTTTTTTCATTTAAATAGTTTTATGAATTTTTTGCATTCTGTGATCTTAAAAACTTAACTCTTGACTGGAAGTCTTTTTGTTCTAAGTCAACATAAAATTTTCCAAAAGTCTGCATGATGTCTTGCGGATGAACTTCAGAACGTCTTGTTTTTATATTAAAATAAATTACCGTCACCCAAAGTACTGCGTGAATCGTTTTCTCATCAACACTTTTCATCAGGATTTCTACTTTAGAAATTCGGTCTCCTATTTCGATGGTTTTACTGCTGATAACAACCTGGGTATTGTATTTTACTTCTTTCAGGTACGCTATTTCATTTTGAATAGCGATCCATGTACAACCCGTTTTTTTGGTATATTCTTCGTAGGTAAATCCATAAAAAGTTTCTACATGATCTTCTCTTGCATTGAACATGTAATCTAGATATTTGACATTATTTAAATGCCCAATCGGATCACAATCGCTGAATCTTACTTTTACGGTCGTTGAGACTTCTTTTTCCATAGCGCAAAAATAAAAAAACCACTTCTAAATGAAGTGGTAGTTTTTATAAATCTTTGTTAATTTCAGAAATTATTGAAGACCTAACTCTTTTTTAACAGCTGGCGTAGCATCAGGACCTCCTTTGTAGATAAGACCTGTAGAGTTTACATCCATCACATACTCATAACTGTTTGCTTTTGCCACTTTGTTTACAGCATCCATCACTTTCTTTTCGATAGGAGCGTAAGCTAGTTTTTCTTTTTCAGCAAGATCCTTTTGTGCTCTCTCGCTCATTTGCTGAGCTTCAGTCTGCAATTTCTGCATTTCTTCTTGTCTTGCTTTGTTTTCAGCTTCACTTTTTGTAGGAGCTTCTTTAGTATACAAAGCATACTTGGTTTGCATTACATCAGTCTTCTTTTTTATTTCACTTTCTTTAGCATCAAGGAAAGCTTTTAAATCTGTATCTGCTTTTTTCTTTTCAGGCATTGCATTAAGTACGCTTACTAAGTCTAGAGTAGCAATTTTCTGAGCTTTTGCCATCCCAACAGAGACAACCATCATTACTGCTCCAAATAATACACTTAATTTTTTCATAACGGGTAATAAATAATTAATTTTGTTTTTAGATTTTAAATTTAAGTAAAAGTTAAGTTCTGATAAAACTTTTACTACTTTTTATTAGTTTTCTTTTCTTTTTCCTTTTCTGTTCCTTTCAATAAGATCGTTAATACTTTATCTGTATAATCATATCTTGGCTGTAAGAAAACTACATTTACATGGCTATTTTTATCAAGAACTATGCCCAAACCATTTTTCTCAGACATCGTCTTTACAGCGTTCCAGATCTGATCTTCAAAAGGTTCAACCAAATTAGCCCTAAGTTGATTGATCTCGCCGGTTTTACCGAATCGTAAACTTAGTGTTGTCTGAATGCTTTTTTCAAGATCCGCGACTTCTTTTTCTCTAAGCTTAAGCTGATCACCAATTAATAAAACTTTTTCACTTTCGAAAGCAGATTTTTTTTGCTCGTACTGAGATTGTAAGGCTTTAATATCCTGTTCCCAGGTATCGATCTGAGAATTTAGCCTTGCTTCAGCTTCTTTATACTGAGGCATCTTATCCAATATATATTGGGTATCGATAACCCCTATTTTCTGAGCATTGCTAAATCCAAAAAGCAAAATTACTGCTAAAGTGAAAAGAGTTTTAAAATTTTTCATACTGTTATAGAGATTGGTTCATTAAGAAGTGTGTTCTGTTTCCAGATACATCACCACTAATTGTTTTATCAAATCCGTAAGCGAAATCGAATCCTATTAAACCAAATGCTCCCATATAAACTCTTACCCCAACACCAATTGATCTTTTAAGCTGGAAAGGATTATAATTTCCCCAAGAGTTCCAAACGTTACCTCCTTCTGCAAATGTAAGTGCATAAATTTTGGCTGTTTGATTTAATGAAATCGGATATCTTAGTTCTAACGTAAATCTGTTGTAAATAGTACCTCCACCTCTCTGAGTAATATCTTCTGCCTGACCACCGTATGTAGAAGCATTTTCGTAACCTCTCAACGGAATCAATTCTCTACCATCAAATCTACCTCCGAAAAGACCGGTTCCACCCACATAGAATCTTTCAAATGGCGGTGCCCCCAATTCTTTGTTGTAACCATCCATGAAACCCATTTCTGCTGAAGATCTTAAAACTAGTTTTCCGATCACTTCATTATAAACATCAGCTTTGAACTTCACTTTGTAAAATTCCATCCACTTATATTTTTCTGTAGGCGTCATTGTAGAGTAATTTTTATTACTGAACAATGAATATGGCGGAGTAAATTTACCTGACAATTCAATATTTGAACCCACTGTAGGAAAAATAGGATCTATACCGGCAGAGTTTCTGCTTAATCCAATATTTAAACTTAAGTTGTTCGCATTACCATACAATTCTGTGGTATCACCAAACTCGAAAGGATAATTGCTGAAGTTATATTTTTGAAACTGAATTCCTGTATACAAAGAGAAATAATCATCCGGCCATTTCAACCATCTGTTTAAACCAACAGTAGCTGAGAAAATATTTAGTCTCTGATCAGGCCCTGTAACCTGGCTATAATTAACTCTCGAATTGTTTAAACTTACAGAAAGTGCTGTCGGTTTTGTGCCAAATAACCAAGGTTCTGTAAATGAAACTCCGTAGTTCTGGAAGTATTGTCCGGCTTGAGCCTGAATAGATAAAGTCTGACCGTCACCTTGAGGTACAGGTCTGAAGTCTTTAAATTTCAAAAAGTTTTTCAATGAAAAGTTATTGAAAGTAAGTCCTAAAGTTCCGATGAAGCTGTTACCACCGTAACCCGCCTGTAACTGAACCTGAGAAGAACCTTTTTCTACCAGTTTCCACCCGATATCAACAGTGTTATCCTGCTGATTTGGCTGAATATCCTGACCGATCTGTTGTGGATCGAAGAAAGACATCGAAGCTAAATCAAAGAATGTTCTTTTGATCTCGGTTTTCTTAAACAATTCTCCCGGCTTGGTTCTCAATGCTCTCAAAATAACGTGGTCATGAGTCGTGGTGTTACCCGACCAAGTTACTTTATTCCAAGTAGCTTGTTCTCCCTCACTAATTCTGATCTCAAGATTAATTGCATCTCCATTAACTGATTTTTCAACAGGGGTAACGTTTGAGAAAAGGTAACCATTATTCATGTATATCGATTTGATATCAGAGTCGTCTTCTTTTCCGCCGTCTTCCCCTACTTTTTTGTTGAATCCTACTGCATCATAAATATCACCTTTCTTATATCCTAAGATTCTTTGTAAATATTCTGTAGCGTAAACTGTATTTCCGGTAAAGGTAATATCACCGATGTAATATTTCTTCCCTTCTTTCAGCTTAACGTTGATTTCGTAGTTATTTTTTTTATTTCTCCAAACAGAATCAGACACAATTGCAGCATCTCTGTATCCCAATGAGTTATAATAACTTATCAAGCTTTGCTTGTCTTCCTGGTATTTTTCTTCAACAAATTTTGAAGACTTTAAAATACCACCAATACCAAATCTTTTTTGCTTGGTTTCTTTGAAAGCTTTTTTTCTAAGTTTTGCATCAGTTACACTTTCGTTTCCTTCAAACTCGATGTGGCTGATTTTTATCCTTTTACCTTTGTCTACATTAATAGTCCAGTCTACAAGATTAGGGTCACTTGCGTTTACCTTATCTTCAATGGTGATTTTTGCATCGGCAAAACCTTTTTTGATGTAGTCTTTAGGAATATTCGTTTTAAGGCTAGAAACAAGGTTTTGAGTAATCTTTGTTCCCGGCTTTAAGTTATTGTCTTTTGCTAGTTTTTCATTTTTAGACTTACCGATCCCTTTACCTGTAAATTTCACTTCTCCAAGATCCTTAAGGTCTTGCAGGTAAAATCTAAGAACAACGGTTTGCCCTTCAATGCTTTCTACATAAACTTCAACTTCAGAGAAAGATTGAGAATCCCAAAGTTTTTTGATTGCGTTACTTACCTTTTGCCCCGGAATGTCTACAATTTCACCTTTCGATAAACCTGTAAATCTAAAGATCTGAGCTGGTGTGTATTTTTTTACCCCATCAACAACAATGTCCTTCAGCGTGTAAGTTCCTGTTTGATTTTCTGCGAGAACAGCAGCAGCGGTATCAACCTTTGTACTGTCCTGTGGAGTTACCTGTCCATAAAAATGTGCAGAAGCAGCAAACATAATGATGGGTAATAGTCTAAACTTCATTTTATCGTAATCTTTCTTTTCTTAAAATTTACTGAATTTGAATTTGGTCGCCTGTAAGACCATATCTTCTTTCCTTATTTTGATAATCAACAATACATTGGAAGAAAATATCTTTTGTAAAGTCTGGCCACAGAACATTGAGAAATTGAAGTTCTGCATAAGCAATCTGCCAAAGCAGGAAATTGCTTATCCTTATTTCACCACTTGTTCTGATAAGAAGATCCACTGGTGGGAAATCTTTTGTATACAGATAGTTTTCAAATAATTTTTCATCAATATTCTCCACCTCTAGTTTTCCTTCTTTTACATCGGAGCTTATATTTTTTACGGCATTTAGTATTTCACTTTGTGAGCCATAGCTTATTGCTAGTACCAAATTTCCTTTTGTGTTTCCTTTTGTAAGATCAACCACGCTAAGC from Chryseobacterium indoltheticum encodes the following:
- the rfbD gene encoding dTDP-4-dehydrorhamnose reductase, which translates into the protein MKKILVIGSNGQLGNCIRKIAPDFETHYEFIFTDSQSLDITDEDQINDFFYDQKPDFCINASAYTAVDLAEKEEEKAFAVNAEGVRNLAKACADYKTVFIHVSTDYVFDGETNLDYSEDDFTNPIGIYGASKLKGEELALENNPKTIILRTSWLYSEFNKNFVKTMLNLFSQKQELGIVGDQFGQPTNANDLAEAIMSIIENPNKTFGVFHFSNYPETTWFEFAKKIAEFSKSSVKLNALTTEEYPTPAKRPKRSTMCLDKIENIYKIESKHWENSLEDCVNILSN
- a CDS encoding acyl-CoA thioesterase, with translation MEKEVSTTVKVRFSDCDPIGHLNNVKYLDYMFNAREDHVETFYGFTYEEYTKKTGCTWIAIQNEIAYLKEVKYNTQVVISSKTIEIGDRISKVEILMKSVDEKTIHAVLWVTVIYFNIKTRRSEVHPQDIMQTFGKFYVDLEQKDFQSRVKFLRSQNAKNS
- a CDS encoding OmpH family outer membrane protein, with the protein product MKKLSVLFGAVMMVVSVGMAKAQKIATLDLVSVLNAMPEKKKADTDLKAFLDAKESEIKKKTDVMQTKYALYTKEAPTKSEAENKARQEEMQKLQTEAQQMSERAQKDLAEKEKLAYAPIEKKVMDAVNKVAKANSYEYVMDVNSTGLIYKGGPDATPAVKKELGLQ
- a CDS encoding OmpH family outer membrane protein, which gives rise to MKNFKTLFTLAVILLFGFSNAQKIGVIDTQYILDKMPQYKEAEARLNSQIDTWEQDIKALQSQYEQKKSAFESEKVLLIGDQLKLREKEVADLEKSIQTTLSLRFGKTGEINQLRANLVEPFEDQIWNAVKTMSEKNGLGIVLDKNSHVNVVFLQPRYDYTDKVLTILLKGTEKEKEKKTNKK
- the bamA gene encoding outer membrane protein assembly factor BamA gives rise to the protein MKFRLLPIIMFAASAHFYGQVTPQDSTKVDTAAAVLAENQTGTYTLKDIVVDGVKKYTPAQIFRFTGLSKGEIVDIPGQKVSNAIKKLWDSQSFSEVEVYVESIEGQTVVLRFYLQDLKDLGEVKFTGKGIGKSKNEKLAKDNNLKPGTKITQNLVSSLKTNIPKDYIKKGFADAKITIEDKVNASDPNLVDWTINVDKGKRIKISHIEFEGNESVTDAKLRKKAFKETKQKRFGIGGILKSSKFVEEKYQEDKQSLISYYNSLGYRDAAIVSDSVWRNKKNNYEINVKLKEGKKYYIGDITFTGNTVYATEYLQRILGYKKGDIYDAVGFNKKVGEDGGKEDDSDIKSIYMNNGYLFSNVTPVEKSVNGDAINLEIRISEGEQATWNKVTWSGNTTTHDHVILRALRTKPGELFKKTEIKRTFFDLASMSFFDPQQIGQDIQPNQQDNTVDIGWKLVEKGSSQVQLQAGYGGNSFIGTLGLTFNNFSLKNFLKFKDFRPVPQGDGQTLSIQAQAGQYFQNYGVSFTEPWLFGTKPTALSVSLNNSRVNYSQVTGPDQRLNIFSATVGLNRWLKWPDDYFSLYTGIQFQKYNFSNYPFEFGDTTELYGNANNLSLNIGLSRNSAGIDPIFPTVGSNIELSGKFTPPYSLFSNKNYSTMTPTEKYKWMEFYKVKFKADVYNEVIGKLVLRSSAEMGFMDGYNKELGAPPFERFYVGGTGLFGGRFDGRELIPLRGYENASTYGGQAEDITQRGGGTIYNRFTLELRYPISLNQTAKIYALTFAEGGNVWNSWGNYNPFQLKRSIGVGVRVYMGAFGLIGFDFAYGFDKTISGDVSGNRTHFLMNQSL
- the uppS gene encoding polyprenyl diphosphate synthase, with product MSLIKKEINSENLPQHVAIIMDGNGRWAKSRGEERTFGHKNAINAVRNAINACNEINIPYLTLYTFSSENWNRPTDEVNTLMSLLAETLLLEAEEIFTKGLRMHVIGNLDKLPAMVKDQLLSVVDLTKGNTKGNLVLAISYGSQSEILNAVKNISSDVKEGKLEVENIDEKLFENYLYTKDFPPVDLLIRTSGEIRISNFLLWQIAYAELQFLNVLWPDFTKDIFFQCIVDYQNKERRYGLTGDQIQIQ